One genomic segment of Aliarcobacter cibarius includes these proteins:
- the frr gene encoding ribosome recycling factor, with amino-acid sequence MLNEVYSQTKEQMEKSIESLKRDYKTLRTGKVSVNILDNIKVDYYGTMTDLSQVGSVLATDATTITISPWEKNLLGTIEKAIQTANIGVNPNNNGEVIKLFFPPMTVEQRQETAKQAKIMTDNAKVAIRNIRQNANTKIKNMLKDKEITEDDNKKAQDEIQKITDGFVAKADETLKSKEKEILTV; translated from the coding sequence ATGTTGAATGAAGTTTATTCACAAACAAAAGAGCAAATGGAGAAATCTATTGAATCTTTAAAAAGAGATTACAAAACTTTACGAACTGGTAAGGTAAGTGTAAATATTTTAGATAACATCAAGGTTGATTACTATGGAACAATGACTGACTTATCTCAAGTTGGTTCTGTATTAGCAACTGATGCTACAACTATTACAATTAGTCCTTGGGAAAAAAATCTTTTAGGAACTATTGAAAAAGCTATTCAAACTGCGAATATTGGTGTAAATCCAAATAACAATGGTGAAGTAATTAAACTATTTTTCCCTCCAATGACAGTTGAGCAAAGACAAGAAACTGCAAAGCAAGCTAAAATTATGACAGATAACGCAAAAGTAGCAATTAGAAATATTAGACAAAATGCTAACACAAAAATTAAAAATATGCTAAAAGATAAAGAAATCACTGAAGATGATAACAAAAAAGCACAAGATGAGATTCAAAAAATCACTGATGGTTTTGTAGCAAAAGCTGATGAAACTTTAAAATCAAAAGAGAAAGAAATTTTAACGGTATAA
- a CDS encoding ATP-binding protein, with product MKKRTLESILKIALDTFPVVLLNGARQVGKSTLALENFENYLTFDDGELRLYAKENPKGFLKNIEFPICLDEIQKVPSLLEYIKMHIDSNRVNGDFLLTGSSNVLDHKDSKDTLAGRLCELRLHPLSSKEKNDKPNENIIEKLLNRDFKLVKKDYTDEVCNHILDGGYPEILELSGLSKDLWFTSYIATYIERDARDLADIRDIDSFIKFVNILSTRSGTILNKSSLSNDIGIKDITTENYLSIISRIYQVTLLKPYFINIGKQFVKSPKVFFNDTGVLCNLLKINSKEQLLNSTYSGQIFETYIFCELNKHLSYLQKQAQIFHYRTNDKKEIDFIIEVDNELLAIEIKQSSSVKKEDFKHIIDLQSRYDEKKCLGVVFYNGDMVVEFSDDLIAIPFGMFL from the coding sequence ATGAAAAAAAGAACACTAGAATCAATACTCAAAATAGCACTAGATACATTTCCTGTTGTACTTTTAAATGGTGCTAGACAAGTTGGTAAATCAACTCTTGCACTTGAAAATTTTGAAAATTATCTTACATTTGATGATGGAGAACTTCGACTTTATGCAAAAGAAAATCCAAAAGGTTTTCTTAAAAATATCGAGTTTCCTATTTGTCTTGATGAGATACAAAAAGTTCCATCTCTTTTAGAATATATAAAGATGCACATTGATTCAAATAGAGTTAATGGAGATTTTTTACTTACAGGAAGCTCAAATGTTCTTGATCATAAAGATAGTAAAGATACTTTAGCTGGAAGACTTTGCGAACTGCGACTTCATCCTCTTAGTTCAAAAGAAAAAAATGATAAACCAAATGAAAATATCATAGAAAAACTACTAAATAGAGATTTCAAATTAGTCAAAAAAGATTATACTGATGAAGTGTGTAATCATATTTTAGATGGTGGTTATCCTGAGATTTTAGAACTTAGTGGTTTATCAAAAGATTTATGGTTTACTTCATACATTGCAACTTATATAGAAAGAGATGCTAGAGATTTAGCTGATATAAGAGATATAGATAGTTTCATTAAATTTGTAAATATTTTATCGACTAGAAGTGGTACAATTTTAAATAAATCAAGCCTAAGCAATGATATAGGTATAAAAGATATAACAACAGAAAATTATCTTTCTATCATAAGCCGAATCTACCAAGTGACACTTTTAAAACCATATTTTATAAATATAGGAAAGCAGTTCGTAAAGTCACCAAAAGTATTTTTTAATGACACAGGGGTACTATGTAATTTACTGAAAATAAATTCAAAAGAACAACTTTTAAATTCAACATATAGTGGACAAATTTTTGAAACATATATATTTTGTGAACTAAACAAACATCTATCTTATTTACAAAAACAAGCACAAATATTTCATTATAGAACAAATGATAAAAAAGAAATAGATTTTATAATAGAAGTAGATAATGAACTTTTAGCTATAGAAATAAAACAAAGCAGCAGTGTAAAAAAAGAAGATTTTAAACATATTATAGATTTACAAAGTAGATATGATGAAAAAAAGTGTTTAGGTGTAGTCTTTTATAATGGTGATATGGTAGTTGAATTTAGTGATGATTTAATAGCTATACCTTTTGGGATGTTTTTGTAA
- a CDS encoding Bax inhibitor-1/YccA family protein, whose amino-acid sequence MYNRDYLTNKSSEYSQESSQAYLMSFLKATYQLFAGSLLAATAGSYIGLGMVNILMGPMKWVLFAIEIALIWFVIPRVKHTPGVNLAVLFVFTFITGLTIAPLLASIFAMADGAAIVGQAFLMTSIAFGAISMFAMTTKRDFSSMGKFLFIALIIMIVAGISNIFIQSSMMQLMIASAGALIFSAFILYDTQNIIKGHYDSPVEAALSLYLDFFNLFISLLQILGIAKNNE is encoded by the coding sequence ATGTACAACAGAGATTATTTAACTAATAAATCGTCTGAATATTCACAAGAATCATCTCAAGCATATTTAATGAGCTTTTTAAAAGCTACTTATCAATTGTTTGCTGGTTCACTTTTAGCTGCTACTGCTGGTTCATATATAGGGCTTGGTATGGTTAATATTTTAATGGGTCCTATGAAATGGGTTTTATTTGCAATTGAAATTGCTTTAATATGGTTTGTAATTCCAAGAGTTAAACACACTCCAGGTGTAAACTTAGCTGTTTTATTTGTATTTACATTTATTACAGGTCTTACAATTGCTCCTCTTTTAGCATCAATTTTTGCAATGGCTGATGGAGCTGCTATCGTTGGTCAAGCATTTTTAATGACATCTATTGCATTTGGTGCTATATCTATGTTTGCTATGACAACTAAAAGAGATTTTAGCTCTATGGGTAAATTTTTATTCATTGCTTTAATTATTATGATTGTTGCTGGTATTTCAAATATCTTTATTCAATCATCAATGATGCAATTAATGATCGCTAGTGCTGGAGCTTTAATTTTCTCTGCATTTATTTTGTATGATACACAAAATATAATCAAAGGACATTATGATTCTCCTGTTGAAGCTGCTCTATCTTTATATTTAGACTTCTTCAACTTATTTATATCACTTCTTCAAATTCTTGGTATAGCTAAGAATAATGAATAA
- the pyrE gene encoding orotate phosphoribosyltransferase, with protein MNIEQIYKDASALLEGHFKLSSGNHSRFYLQSAKVLEDPKTAKVLAEALALEIKKSGIKIDAVCAPALGGLIAGFALATALDVRFIFAERADGEMTIRRGFEVKSGEKYLVCEDIITTGGSALEAAREIVKGGGEVVAYAALANRGFCQRVGSSIERKDNCKLPLDKPLFALEDFAFEMYSPEDCPMCKEGSIAIKPGSRGN; from the coding sequence ATGAATATAGAACAAATATATAAAGATGCTAGTGCTTTACTTGAAGGGCATTTTAAACTAAGCAGCGGTAACCATTCAAGATTTTATTTACAAAGTGCAAAAGTTTTAGAAGATCCAAAAACTGCAAAAGTTTTAGCTGAAGCACTGGCTTTAGAGATTAAAAAATCTGGTATTAAAATTGATGCTGTTTGTGCACCTGCACTTGGTGGATTAATTGCTGGATTTGCACTTGCAACAGCTTTAGATGTAAGATTTATCTTTGCAGAAAGAGCTGATGGAGAAATGACAATTAGAAGAGGTTTTGAAGTAAAATCTGGTGAGAAATATCTAGTTTGTGAAGATATTATAACAACTGGAGGAAGTGCTTTAGAAGCTGCTAGAGAAATTGTAAAAGGTGGAGGAGAAGTTGTTGCTTATGCAGCTCTTGCAAATAGAGGTTTCTGCCAAAGAGTTGGAAGTTCTATTGAAAGAAAAGATAACTGTAAATTACCACTTGATAAACCGCTTTTTGCACTTGAAGATTTTGCATTTGAAATGTATAGTCCTGAAGATTGTCCTATGTGTAAAGAAGGAAGTATAGCTATTAAACCTGGAAGTAGAGGGAACTAA
- a CDS encoding transposase produces the protein MVSLLIELVIATDNFIDFLEKVIKSNDKKVFMIVDNLRVHHAKKVKEWEEENKDKIKLFYLPPYSPEFNPDEYLNQDYKSNVHKNSLPKNQKELKENTQNYMESLQKNPQKVANFFLHPSVKYAG, from the coding sequence ATTGTATCACTTTTAATTGAACTTGTCATAGCTACTGATAATTTTATAGATTTTTTAGAAAAAGTAATAAAGTCAAATGATAAAAAAGTATTTATGATAGTAGATAACCTAAGAGTACATCATGCTAAAAAAGTAAAAGAGTGGGAAGAAGAGAATAAAGATAAAATAAAACTATTTTATCTACCACCATACTCTCCTGAATTTAACCCAGATGAATATTTAAATCAAGATTATAAAAGTAATGTACATAAAAATAGTCTGCCAAAGAATCAAAAAGAGTTAAAAGAAAATACGCAAAATTATATGGAGAGTTTACAAAAAAATCCACAAAAAGTTGCAAATTTCTTTTTACATCCTAGTGTGAAATATGCTGGCTAA
- a CDS encoding TnsA endonuclease N-terminal domain-containing protein has product MKISHKNRKIGYTYGSTSGKFMFRNKKIILFESLLEKSFLQVLEFNDMVLDVVEQPFTIETQTTKGNKGSYTPDFLIYFKEPELRTTNPIKPIVAEVKPSKKLIQNRIELKQKFKSAIKFCNEQEFRFKIFNENRIRSTEVDNIVFLNRYKDYKPDQSKIASATVSLFK; this is encoded by the coding sequence ATGAAGATAAGTCATAAGAATCGTAAAATTGGATATACATATGGAAGTACCTCTGGAAAGTTTATGTTTAGAAATAAAAAGATTATTCTTTTTGAATCATTACTAGAAAAAAGTTTTTTACAAGTTTTAGAATTTAATGATATGGTTTTAGACGTTGTAGAACAACCTTTTACTATTGAAACTCAAACAACAAAGGGGAATAAGGGTTCTTATACTCCTGATTTTTTAATTTATTTTAAAGAGCCAGAGTTAAGAACTACTAATCCAATAAAACCTATTGTTGCAGAAGTTAAACCTTCTAAAAAATTAATTCAAAATAGAATTGAACTTAAACAGAAATTTAAATCAGCAATAAAATTTTGTAATGAACAAGAATTTAGATTTAAAATTTTTAATGAAAATAGAATTAGAAGTACTGAAGTTGATAACATTGTTTTTTTAAATAGATATAAAGACTATAAACCAGATCAATCTAAAATAGCATCAGCAACTGTGTCATTATTTAAATAG
- a CDS encoding polysaccharide deacetylase family protein produces the protein MKYLLLLFFLPLYLLADAKVFVYHRFNDSEHQSTNTSLQELKTQFEYFKKHNYEVVALGKILNKLKNGEEIPSNWVALTIDDAYKSFYENGLNLFKEYAYPFTLFVYIEATNSKYNDFMTWDELREAKKYGDVELHSYSHKSLVKLSNQEIIEDTKKAIEIFEKNMGYKAKIYSYPFGEYDDRVQSEIEKFDFISILDQNNGSINSKSNIFDINRIALVGNVDIKEKIKYKTLEVEWIEPKEYPKNGILQTIKARVNPEIKEAKVFVSTYNWQDVKVNNGIIEVKLNKKLNLNRSRVAISTDYYTISNKLLIK, from the coding sequence ATGAAGTATTTATTACTTCTTTTCTTTTTACCTTTGTATCTACTAGCAGATGCAAAGGTTTTTGTTTATCATAGATTCAATGATTCAGAACATCAAAGCACTAACACTAGCTTACAAGAATTAAAAACACAATTTGAATATTTTAAAAAACACAATTATGAAGTTGTAGCTTTAGGAAAAATTCTAAATAAACTAAAAAATGGAGAAGAAATTCCTTCAAATTGGGTTGCTTTAACTATTGACGATGCATATAAAAGTTTTTACGAAAATGGTTTAAATCTTTTCAAAGAATATGCTTATCCATTTACACTTTTTGTATATATTGAAGCAACAAATAGCAAATACAATGACTTTATGACTTGGGATGAACTAAGGGAAGCAAAAAAATATGGGGATGTAGAACTTCATTCTTATTCACATAAATCCTTAGTTAAACTTTCAAATCAGGAGATTATAGAAGATACTAAAAAAGCTATTGAAATTTTTGAAAAGAATATGGGATATAAAGCAAAAATTTATTCTTATCCTTTTGGTGAATATGATGATAGAGTACAAAGTGAGATAGAAAAATTTGATTTTATCTCTATACTAGATCAAAATAATGGTTCAATAAATTCAAAAAGCAATATTTTTGATATAAATAGAATAGCCTTAGTTGGAAATGTAGATATAAAAGAGAAAATAAAATATAAAACTTTAGAAGTTGAATGGATTGAACCAAAAGAATATCCTAAAAATGGTATTTTACAAACTATAAAAGCTAGGGTTAATCCTGAGATTAAAGAAGCTAAAGTATTTGTCTCAACTTACAATTGGCAAGATGTAAAAGTAAATAATGGTATAATAGAAGTTAAATTAAATAAGAAGTTGAATTTAAATAGAAGTAGAGTTGCTATAAGCACTGATTACTACACTATTTCCAACAAATTACTAATCAAATAA
- the istA gene encoding IS21 family transposase — MDFSGMTMNVLDKDSGEISKVQIFVAVLGASDYPFVKAIATQSKKDFINVHVDMFKYFGGVPNILVPDNLKSAVSKACNFDPDINPDYLAMARHYNTVIIPARVAKPKDKAKVENGVKIVQRWILARLRNHIFFNIEALNLAIEKLIPIYVNKKMKRLDKSRLELFV, encoded by the coding sequence ATAGACTTCAGTGGTATGACTATGAATGTTTTAGATAAAGACAGTGGTGAAATAAGTAAAGTTCAGATATTCGTTGCTGTATTAGGAGCTTCTGATTATCCATTTGTAAAAGCAATTGCAACTCAAAGTAAAAAAGATTTTATAAATGTACATGTTGATATGTTTAAATACTTTGGTGGTGTTCCAAATATATTAGTACCTGATAATTTAAAAAGTGCTGTAAGTAAAGCTTGTAACTTTGATCCAGATATAAATCCTGATTATTTAGCAATGGCTAGACACTATAACACAGTAATAATTCCAGCAAGAGTTGCTAAACCAAAAGATAAAGCTAAAGTTGAAAATGGTGTAAAAATAGTTCAAAGATGGATATTAGCAAGATTAAGAAATCATATCTTTTTTAATATTGAAGCTTTAAATCTAGCAATTGAAAAATTGATTCCAATTTATGTAAATAAAAAGATGAAAAGGCTTGATAAAAGTAGACTAGAACTATTTGTATAA
- a CDS encoding IS1634 family transposase, with protein MFIRKKRNSSGSVSIQILEKVNRRNILIKTVGSSKDKNEIELFYEEALKLIPELTNQPILDLFPSENSENIFDTFVKNLSTNSVLCIGPELFIGKIFDYIGFSKITKDEILKHLVITRLINPGSKLKVIEYLKRYRNIDIDIMKIYRFMDKFHNKYKDEIEQVAFLHTKKIVGEITVLFYDVTILYFENEDEDDLRKIGFSKDGKFQSPQIMLGLLVGEYGYPIGYDIYEGNSYEGNTLIPILEKFEQKFNLQKPIVIADSGLLSKQNIEELKINNYEFILGARIKNENHITKKEILSLNLNDENNLASVKKDDLTLILSYTQKRAKKDKYNREKGLKRLEKTIKSGKLTKDKINSRGYNKYLHLKNEIEVVINYEKFEQDGLWDGIKGYVTNTTLCPNCNFFIRILNF; from the coding sequence ATGTTTATACGTAAAAAAAGAAATTCAAGCGGCAGTGTTAGTATTCAAATCTTAGAAAAAGTTAATCGTAGAAATATACTTATTAAAACAGTAGGTTCTTCAAAAGATAAAAATGAGATTGAATTATTCTATGAGGAAGCTTTAAAATTAATTCCGGAACTAACAAATCAACCAATATTAGATCTTTTTCCAAGCGAGAATAGTGAGAATATTTTTGATACATTTGTAAAAAATCTTTCAACAAATAGTGTTTTATGTATTGGACCAGAACTATTTATTGGGAAAATATTTGATTATATTGGATTTAGTAAAATAACAAAAGATGAAATATTAAAACATTTAGTAATCACAAGACTTATAAACCCTGGTAGTAAATTAAAAGTTATTGAATACCTAAAAAGATATAGAAATATAGATATTGATATTATGAAGATTTATAGGTTTATGGATAAGTTTCATAATAAATACAAAGATGAAATAGAACAAGTTGCTTTTTTACATACAAAAAAAATAGTTGGAGAGATAACTGTTTTATTTTATGATGTAACAATACTCTACTTTGAGAATGAGGATGAAGATGATTTAAGAAAGATTGGATTCAGTAAAGATGGGAAATTTCAAAGTCCACAAATAATGCTTGGACTTCTAGTAGGTGAATATGGATACCCAATAGGCTATGATATTTATGAAGGAAATAGCTATGAAGGTAATACACTAATTCCAATACTAGAAAAGTTTGAACAAAAGTTTAATTTACAAAAACCAATTGTAATTGCAGATTCAGGATTATTATCAAAACAGAATATTGAAGAACTGAAAATAAATAACTATGAATTTATTCTGGGTGCAAGAATAAAAAATGAAAATCATATTACAAAAAAAGAGATACTTTCTCTAAATCTTAATGATGAAAATAATTTAGCATCTGTCAAAAAGGATGATCTCACTTTAATTTTATCATATACTCAAAAAAGAGCAAAAAAAGATAAATATAATAGAGAGAAAGGTTTAAAAAGATTAGAAAAAACTATTAAAAGTGGGAAACTTACTAAAGATAAAATCAATAGTAGAGGATATAATAAATACCTTCACTTAAAAAATGAAATTGAAGTTGTAATAAATTATGAAAAATTTGAACAAGATGGACTTTGGGATGGTATCAAAGGATATGTAACAAATACAACTCTTTGTCCAAATTGTAACTTTTTTATCAGAATACTCAATTTTTAA
- a CDS encoding ATP-binding protein translates to MTTDDATNLFEIIEDRTEINSTIITSQLPVSSWYNYLNNDTVADAILD, encoded by the coding sequence ATTACAACTGATGATGCAACAAATTTATTTGAAATAATTGAAGATAGAACAGAGATAAATTCCACAATAATTACTTCTCAATTACCTGTTTCAAGTTGGTATAACTATTTAAATAATGACACAGTTGCTGATGCTATTTTAGATTGA
- a CDS encoding MFS transporter has translation MLFFNLSAFYFFYFAATGIYVIFLPKVLNDIGYSYFDIGIVLAIAPLMRFAVPFLFLKHIKLDNKIFIVALITSIVGVSCFYLTLEHFFLFLLNNAILAAALSLILPYLEVIAISNLGKEGYGKSRLFGSIGFMAIAIVLAKVLTSSFIAIHFYLVVIVLTAIFSIVLLKYEVKNEIETPDNKKFSFFKYFPFWLALFFMQFSFGGFYNFFTIYETDHGMSLEMTSYLWAFGVICEILMLYFQAPILKKNLENLIKICLAITAFRWYLLYLYPNSLEIAFFTQSLHAFSFGLFHTASIMYLYSLYENKKLAQQFMYGFAYGLGGFLGALVAGKTYGENLFLYSAIFAMLAFIAMYFIKKDN, from the coding sequence ATGCTATTTTTTAATCTATCTGCATTTTACTTTTTCTATTTTGCAGCAACTGGAATTTATGTAATATTTTTACCGAAAGTTCTAAATGATATTGGATATTCATATTTTGATATTGGAATAGTACTAGCAATTGCCCCTCTTATGAGATTTGCAGTACCTTTTTTATTTTTAAAACATATCAAACTTGATAATAAGATATTTATAGTTGCTTTAATAACTTCAATCGTTGGTGTTTCATGCTTTTATCTAACACTTGAACACTTCTTCTTGTTTTTGTTAAACAATGCAATATTAGCAGCTGCTTTATCACTTATTTTACCTTACCTAGAAGTAATTGCCATATCAAACTTAGGAAAAGAAGGATATGGAAAATCAAGACTTTTTGGTTCTATTGGTTTCATGGCTATTGCTATTGTTTTAGCAAAAGTTTTAACTTCTAGCTTTATTGCTATTCATTTTTATTTAGTTGTAATTGTTTTAACTGCTATTTTTTCTATAGTCCTTTTAAAATATGAAGTAAAAAATGAAATTGAAACTCCAGATAATAAGAAATTCTCATTTTTTAAATATTTCCCATTTTGGTTAGCTCTATTTTTTATGCAATTTAGTTTTGGAGGGTTTTATAATTTTTTTACAATATATGAAACTGACCATGGAATGAGTCTTGAGATGACATCATATTTATGGGCTTTTGGTGTTATTTGTGAAATTTTAATGCTCTATTTTCAAGCCCCTATATTAAAAAAGAATTTAGAAAACTTAATAAAAATTTGTTTAGCAATAACAGCATTTAGATGGTATTTATTATATCTTTATCCTAATTCTCTTGAGATTGCTTTCTTCACTCAAAGTTTACATGCATTTTCGTTTGGATTATTTCACACAGCATCAATTATGTATTTATACAGTTTATATGAGAATAAAAAATTGGCTCAACAATTTATGTATGGTTTTGCATATGGATTAGGCGGTTTTTTAGGAGCATTAGTTGCTGGTAAAACTTACGGAGAGAATCTATTTTTATACAGTGCAATATTCGCAATGCTTGCCTTTATTGCAATGTATTTTATAAAAAAAGATAATTAA
- a CDS encoding VF530 family DNA-binding protein, with translation MTLHGLKLETILVKLVEFYGWNELGNKIITTPIN, from the coding sequence ATAACCCTTCATGGTTTAAAATTAGAAACTATCTTAGTAAAATTAGTAGAGTTTTATGGTTGGAATGAATTAGGGAATAAAATTATTACTACACCGATAAATTAA
- a CDS encoding IS630 family transposase: MEKLDKNDARKVDSKTLQYLRDRAIKLRESGVSNIETASILGLSKITTSRWYSKYKKDGQKALKVQKTGRPKKSGKRLSDEQESRIISMLIDTTPEQLKFKFALWTREAVKQLILRELDVDMPISTVGDYLAKWQFTSKKPIKRAYERKDSATKAWLEIEYPKIKKEAKINNADVWWADETACVSLPSNLKGYAPIGSKIKPILTHTAKKFKVNMISAITNTGKSMFALYDDSIATDNFIDFLEKVIKSNDKKVFMIVDNLRVHHAKKVKEWEEENKDKIKLFYLPPYSPEFNPDEYLNQDYKSNVHKNGLPKNQKELKENTQNYMESLQRNPQKVANFFLHPSVKYAS, encoded by the coding sequence ATGGAAAAATTAGATAAAAATGATGCAAGAAAAGTAGATTCAAAAACATTGCAATATCTTCGGGATAGAGCAATAAAATTAAGAGAGAGTGGTGTTAGTAATATTGAGACAGCTAGTATTTTAGGTTTATCAAAAATTACAACTTCAAGATGGTATAGTAAATACAAAAAAGATGGACAAAAAGCTCTTAAAGTTCAAAAGACAGGTAGACCAAAAAAGAGTGGTAAACGCCTTAGTGATGAACAAGAATCAAGAATTATTAGTATGCTAATAGATACAACACCAGAACAGCTAAAATTTAAATTTGCCCTATGGACAAGGGAAGCAGTAAAACAATTGATTTTGAGAGAACTTGATGTTGATATGCCAATATCAACTGTTGGAGATTATTTAGCTAAATGGCAATTTACATCTAAAAAGCCAATAAAAAGAGCTTATGAGAGAAAAGATAGTGCTACAAAAGCTTGGCTTGAAATAGAGTACCCAAAGATAAAAAAAGAAGCAAAAATAAATAATGCTGATGTTTGGTGGGCAGATGAAACAGCTTGTGTTTCATTGCCAAGTAATCTAAAAGGATATGCACCAATAGGAAGTAAAATAAAACCAATATTAACTCATACAGCTAAAAAGTTTAAAGTTAATATGATAAGTGCTATTACTAATACAGGTAAATCAATGTTTGCACTTTATGATGATTCAATAGCTACTGATAATTTTATAGATTTTTTAGAAAAAGTAATAAAGTCAAATGATAAAAAAGTATTTATGATAGTAGATAACCTAAGAGTACATCATGCTAAAAAAGTAAAAGAGTGGGAAGAAGAGAATAAAGATAAAATAAAACTATTTTATCTACCACCATACTCTCCTGAATTTAACCCAGATGAATATTTAAATCAAGATTATAAAAGTAATGTACATAAAAATGGTCTGCCAAAGAATCAAAAAGAATTGAAAGAAAACACACAAAATTATATGGAGAGTTTACAAAGAAATCCACAAAAAGTTGCAAATTTCTTTTTACATCCTAGTGTGAAATATGCTAGTTGA
- a CDS encoding methyltransferase, translated as MQQRNQFSKYANEYKSYNIIQQICAKSLVRELKSKPKRILELGCGSGQIFANVNWEFDKYLAIDGSQEMCNLHPKVKNLEIKCFNFDSVEFFNEIKDKNFDMVISSSALQWSRDLKKVVENLSKITKEINAVLFTSNTFKTIQNITATKSPILDENSIKEAFSTYFKCEFETILYKLEFSNKKELFDYIKKSGVSGSSELPYEKAKKLYKEYNINYLEFEVIFVKTISKL; from the coding sequence ATGCAACAAAGAAATCAATTCTCAAAATATGCTAATGAATATAAGTCTTATAATATTATTCAACAAATTTGCGCAAAGTCATTGGTTAGAGAGTTAAAATCAAAACCAAAGAGAATTTTAGAATTAGGTTGTGGAAGTGGGCAAATTTTTGCAAATGTAAATTGGGAATTCGATAAATATTTGGCAATAGATGGTTCTCAAGAGATGTGTAATCTTCATCCAAAAGTAAAAAATCTTGAAATTAAGTGTTTTAATTTTGATAGTGTTGAATTTTTTAATGAAATAAAAGATAAAAATTTTGATATGGTTATATCATCTTCTGCTTTGCAGTGGTCAAGAGATTTAAAAAAAGTAGTAGAAAATTTATCAAAAATAACGAAAGAGATAAATGCAGTACTTTTTACATCAAATACTTTTAAAACAATTCAAAATATTACAGCTACAAAATCTCCTATTTTAGATGAAAATAGTATTAAAGAAGCATTTTCTACTTATTTTAAATGTGAATTTGAAACAATACTATATAAGTTAGAATTCTCTAACAAAAAAGAACTTTTTGATTATATAAAAAAATCAGGTGTTAGTGGAAGTAGTGAACTACCATATGAGAAAGCTAAAAAGCTTTATAAAGAGTACAATATAAACTATTTAGAATTTGAAGTTATTTTTGTTAAAACAATTTCTAAATTATAA
- a CDS encoding VF530 family DNA-binding protein: MLVDKINSVYWGSNNIRCFNFDPSISSSLKFLRKTSWAREKVEKLYLNTFSN, encoded by the coding sequence ATGCTAGTTGATAAAATTAACTCTGTTTATTGGGGGAGTAATAATATTAGATGTTTTAATTTTGATCCATCTATAAGTTCAAGTCTTAAATTTTTAAGAAAAACTTCTTGGGCTAGAGAAAAAGTAGAAAAACTATATTTAAATACATTTTCTAATTAA
- a CDS encoding RDD family protein: protein MAKWRDVKQNRGNEDKTNSNTVLQNSSKYMSSKLSSRFKAFLTDTFLITTPILYIVIYLVMGSGQEFAENRTLGWGIIFAIHFIIIAIFWLKNGQTPGLKAYDLKLVDNKSLARISVLQVIIRYAATLASVISIFFMFTPYINKERKTFQDILSNTKIIDS, encoded by the coding sequence ATGGCTAAATGGAGAGATGTAAAACAAAATAGAGGGAATGAAGATAAAACTAACTCTAACACAGTTTTACAAAACTCTTCAAAATATATGTCTTCGAAACTATCTTCAAGATTCAAAGCTTTTTTAACAGATACTTTTTTAATTACGACTCCAATTTTGTACATAGTTATCTATCTTGTTATGGGTAGTGGTCAAGAATTTGCTGAGAATAGAACTCTTGGTTGGGGAATTATATTTGCTATTCATTTTATAATCATTGCTATTTTTTGGCTAAAAAACGGTCAAACTCCTGGATTAAAAGCTTATGATTTAAAACTTGTAGATAACAAATCATTAGCTAGAATTTCTGTTTTACAAGTAATTATTAGATATGCGGCTACATTAGCTTCTGTAATTTCAATATTCTTTATGTTTACCCCTTATATAAATAAAGAAAGAAAAACTTTCCAAGATATACTATCAAACACAAAAATTATAGACTCCTAA